ATGGAATATGAGTGGCGTGTTTTGACTGTTTAGACCAATGATTTTATCTACGATATGCACAAAGTTGATATGATTACTCTTATCAAGCTTGTTAGGGCGGTATCCTTTGATTACTTTTTGCAAAAGTTGGTACAATTCATAATCTATTGATATCTCTAAGCTTTCTTCTGGGTTGCCCTCTACGCCATAGTATAGGGTAATTATGTCTTTAAATTTTTTGAGGTTTTTTTGAGGAACTGAAATATCACGAGGGTGAACCTTTGGTTTAAGCTTAAGACGCTGACTTATCTTATATGTATCTTGTTTATGACCAATAAATACATTGACCATGTCTGCTTGAAAAGCATTGCCGTTCCACCTATAAATAGCTTCTTTTATGTCTTTATATAGTTGTTGGTAGGGAGCACTTTCTGGGGTAGCCTCACTATTAAAGTAATAAAGGCTTTGTAAGTATTTTTGATATATTTGATTTCCCAATACCTCATTTTGCTGATTGGTCTTGAAGTAATGCCAACGAGTAAAAAGATTAATAAGTAGCGTGTAATTACTTTTTTTGTGCGTTTTATCTTGAAACCCCTCAGTTAAAAATCTATGAAAAAAAGAGTTTTCCTTAGGCAAGCCTGCCTCTCTTTCAAATGTATCTTTTACTTTGTCTGTTGTAATTAGTTGAATAATGGTTTGATCCAAGTCTTCTTTACGTTCATTTACTGGGTCAAGCAAGTGTAAATGTTTGTAAATGGCTGATAAGTCTGGATGTTCAAACAAGTAGTTGGGATGTATATTATTGATAAACGTTTTTACCTGATAACGTTTTACTTTGGTGTATACCTCGGCTGTGCTCAGTGGGGCAAGCTCTAACGGAACAACTAAGTCGTGTAAAAAATTAAGTAGTGCCCTTACCGATATCAAGTGTTTGT
This Microscilla marina ATCC 23134 DNA region includes the following protein-coding sequences:
- the dptF gene encoding DNA phosphorothioation-dependent restriction protein DptF, which translates into the protein MDKIIWRLTWTLTNFLAERGTNFGQLQAYVKQNNILDTDTEKDTKKVSDVFSHVNFADYHLYELTEQGANSEVILSLFKRLTQNTPTNPVWASYQNHCVSCELAEKCPIKFNYEFVMEKQVQEKLTHLLIKCIVQYKHLISVRALLNFLHDLVVPLELAPLSTAEVYTKVKRYQVKTFINNIHPNYLFEHPDLSAIYKHLHLLDPVNERKEDLDQTIIQLITTDKVKDTFEREAGLPKENSFFHRFLTEGFQDKTHKKSNYTLLINLFTRWHYFKTNQQNEVLGNQIYQKYLQSLYYFNSEATPESAPYQQLYKDIKEAIYRWNGNAFQADMVNVFIGHKQDTYKISQRLKLKPKVHPRDISVPQKNLKKFKDIITLYYGVEGNPEESLEISIDYELYQLLQKVIKGYRPNKLDKSNHINFVHIVDKIIGLNSQNTPLIFHENNGKSKNGYRLSKDDFGKYQFEKI